From the Nerophis ophidion isolate RoL-2023_Sa linkage group LG18, RoL_Noph_v1.0, whole genome shotgun sequence genome, one window contains:
- the LOC133536793 gene encoding C2 domain-containing protein 3-like isoform X8 yields the protein MNSQRLRSVKVGDYKKKVPSDVSPSTSLPPLVEGQLSCFLRVTVSQLIWTTPNPPLATFVRLRWWGESSNGTSFNPRDASLSLQKNIRTTARFPVHLSTKQFVSYLADMGSLTLEVLNKQDHLLIAQAQVTEIARLCQLHTISGFYTLLSPTSQKLGELEVSLSLEPLVEVHESISSAPTADFSTEALQVSSLATTSVEPADLKASSEKKSELCSKGTTARKKEHMISQTTQVDKDERVENVKLVEKRGMAVIPSSPKPCAQPSNDILSVILERGSKLRDAMVVSALKFDTGPASVLTDFQLPLQRDNTQPPSMPSPSTMFLENILPGKSALKHVNDVVAGGIRPGEMDHIAVDLVLGRLKTPPPPLSGVEALYPESLSTHSSVCGDSELSDPQYDQSLLEHLFYKTPMSDSRLDDAEVDVQKQKNSSSRTKNQLRQLECRMSDNPVEELHNSLGEVDVLLSPEQMMFLSLIRQANVSIDSMSVPTESATLPARKYMSKGKAPLLQRNKKCTYFVEYTLPKTSLSSRRGRNITGEGESTRVVSSKVTEGVVTFHQRSVFPVRFSKTAIEKWWAMDLLFKIYSRRIDQKKAVPVGQATYPLRRLLRSKQLSQSLALPVHGIEDNSETKELGLLRVLLELSTNSRESPETLPHIICSPQRESSRVSICAEDLSVNSLEDFTENVPIQQKGFKVASPHLNPHTASPRRSQQQMEEDPEVLLHMLLMVPDGKNFNCGPMQAVNVYFNCKLFWCDEMARSVVSWGRVNPSFNFAQVTPVALTAKLLERMKDNVMVIEVWQKTGSSSEEKLLGLVKLPLHQFYMSFRDSKIAQLLLRAQYPVLGVDCYLPVMDVFSSTCNGHLRVTLAMGRFEQVLALQRTREDEIHSLGCPVRPVHLLDHQPHPPAKVTPAQARAMKEHVFMIKVEKVSGLTPLQSTVWGEADCYVQYSFPCQEGAEIDAALDEHYTNLRPFRTTTTLCVPDPAFGHTETHVLLAPEGVPVQKLLLSSLSIQGLSSGGGVHFEVWCRYYYPNVRDQLVAKGILPLSKLCAIVTMQGQHGDEAQMFSLPLLPRADNNLMHQPQPSGLLDVCIRYKCRPVRADVQTGRGAASNVVTLVVQVHRGSGLQAAARVISQHDERYSYFAVVGVNSYVTVQLSFLPEEEQRCTRLTARTFCPEYNYHTEVCCDMLVHKSGGETFSLAEQLAEAVAIFTVWNRDNRKGNTFNPPNVILGTVKIPLLDLLRKTTGISGWFGVYTPLESTQTQHTLVGGLEISVAFSHHSERERVIRAALDLGWEPLQIQNDNEWLNEQGDWEHHTRKISLTFSIPRVWIPVHCLLLPGHEELQRSTYCYFRYKFYEQEAVCSQMKHPCVTEGSEATVTFQGSRTVELMSSQPLLWYLQEERLEVQVWVAFQKDKSQRPRDTDRLVGSAFIGLSSLAKTHQQKLSVSGVYPLFRRSAMDLQGAALRVHISLSVGRAPTVEDNQADSDSQEEILLVATEPAHRTPPPSPPKISNLESPINSSETTAHVAIPQPSKICEEDSFLVEIAVDRAMHINLKDCPKSGSSEGASFLCVSYITADSAEPVSTAVVANTNRATWNHQHKCRLYKQLLIDPEQSLVFKVWHKDSRGEVEQVIGFASVHLSPLLSGFQSVCGWYNLMDFNGQCNGQLKVSITPLKWVQNLRGQRKASSDKAGQNSSDLSQAAPCSYQTNATYNSFPSHISQYPEQHISSPDHLGRLFLKTESDRHQEHMQKVRLHHQSLQEQTETHLVCSSSNSGDINLPSSVVFSTLRKNLSELDKINQYFFSKMGKRDFSPTRERDCLHEKDTHKENELHLPSQQVHNGQFRLPTSTVLHSNSTSSPTKDKTSGIDLEIISSPRDPCMFSQESTSCPTTSAGLVAQNVPEVEAEDTGSEACRSPCSSEDDEEDYEEFVVEPRHLNELTTLTDKTSPWNSIVSDSVSIASECPEAELSQDNEDKSQNKRQESIRKDAGEASQSHSSDSFDGLLEEASDTDSDQDVTLQTVNANMAGDAGSLPDEALQADNPRLQVLVPNFFLPPRQLETSLMGIRLAPSFANSSSDTDYSEA from the exons GTGTCCCTGAGTTTGGAGCCCCTGGTTGAGGTCCATGAGAGCATCAGCTCAGCGCCAACTGCAGATTTCAGCACTGAAGCACTTCAGGTCTCCTCGCTGGCCACTACGTCTGTGGAGCCTGCAGATCTTAAAGCGAGCAGTGAAAAAAAATCTGAGCTTTGCAGCAAAGGAACCACAGCAAG AAAGAAAGAGCACATGATTTCCCAAACCACCCAGGTGGATAAAGATGAGCGAGTAGAGAATGTGAAGCTGGTAGAGAAACGCGGAATGGCTGTGATTCCTTCCAGTCCGAAACCCTGTGCCCAACCGAGCAATGACATCCTCTCAG TTATTCTAGAACGTGGGAGCAAACTTAGGGACGCCATGGTGGTTTCAGCATTGAAATTTGACACTGGTCCTGCGTCGGTTCTGACTGACTTTCAACTCCCACTGCAGAGGGACAACACCCAACCACCCTCCAT GCCCTCTCCATCTACAATGTTCCTGGAAAATATCCTGCCTGGCAAGTCAGCTCTCAAGCACGTAAATGACGTTGTCGCAGGAGGTATCCGTCCTGGTGAGATGGATCACATAGCTGTGGATCTCGTCCTCGGCAG GTTGAAGACACCTCCTCCACCGCTCAGTGGGGTTGAAGCCCTTTACCCTGAATCTCTGTCCACTCATAGCAGTGTTTGCGGAGACAGCGAGCTCAGCGACCCACAATATGATCAGAGCTTGCTGGAGCATTTGTTTTATAAAACACCT ATGTCAGATTCAAGACTAGATGACGCAGAGGTGGACGTTCAAAAGCAGAAAAACAGTTCATCCAGGACCAAGAATCAGTTAAGACAGTTAGAGTGCAGGATGAGCGACAA TCCAGTTGAAGAGCTCCATAACTCTCTGGGTGAAGTTGATGTTCTTTTAAGTCCGGAGCAGATGATGTTTCTGAGCTTGATACGACAGGCCAATGTGAGCATCGACTCCATGAGCGTCCCAACAGAAAGCGCAACGCTCCCAGCAAGAAAGTACATGAGCAAAGGGAAAGCTCCTTTACTGCAACGTAATAAAAAGTG CACTTATTTTGTCGAGTATACGTTACCAAAGACTTCCTTATCCAGTCGACGTGGTCGAAATATTACAGGAGAGGGGGAGTCGACCAGAGTTGTTTCCAGCAAAGTCACAGAAGGAG TGGTGACGTTCCATCAGCGCTCCGTGTTTCCTGTGCGCTTCAGTAAAACCGCCATTGAAAAGTGGTGGGCAATGGATCTCCTTTTCAAAATTTACTCCAGAAGAATTGACCAAAAAAAG GCGGTTCCTGTCGGACAAGCCACATATCCACTGCGCCGTCTACTGCGGAGCAAGCAGCTCAGCCAATCTCTTGCTCTACCAGTGCACGGTATAGAGGACAACAGCGAAACAAAGGAACTAGGACTTCTCAGG GTGCTGTTAGAACTTTCTACCAACAGCAGAGAATCTCCTGAAACATTACCACACATTATTTGCAGTCCTCAAAGAGAGTCTTCGCGTGTCAGCATTTGCGCAGAGGACTTATCCGTCAACTCTTTAGAAGATTTCACAGAGAATGTCCCCATCCAGCAGAAAGGCTTCAAAGTAGCCTCTCCACATCTTAACCCCCACACAGCCTCTCCTCGTAGATCTCAGCAGCAGATGGAGGAAGACCCAGAGGTCTTATTGCATATGCTGCTCATGGTGCCAGACGGAAAGAACTTCAACTGTGGGCCCATGCAGGCTGTTAATGTCTACTTCAACTGTAAGCTCTTTTGGTGCGATGAGATGGCGAGGTCTGTGGTCAGCTGGGGGCGTGTAAACCCTTCCTTTAACTTTGCTCAG GTAACTCCTGTGGCTTTGACTGCAAAGCTACTGGAGAGGATGAAGGACAATGTGATGGTAATTGAAGTGTGGCAGAAAACCGGAAGCTCCAGTGAGGAGAAACTACTCGGTCTTGTCAAACTACCTCTCCACCAGTTCTACATGTCATTTAG GGACTCCAAGATTGCCCAACTTCTTCTACGGGCACAGTACCCTGTTTTAGGGGTGGACTGCTACCTCCCAGTCATGGATGTGTTCTCCAGCACTTGTAATGGACACCTCAGGGTCACTCTGGCTATGGGCCGTTTCGAGCAGGTACTCGCTCTGCAGCGCACCAGAGAAGACGAAATCCACTCACTGGGCTGCCCCGTGAGACCGGTGCATCTGCTTGATCACCAGCCTCATCCACCAGCAAag GTGACTCCAGCGCAAGCACGAGCAATGAAAGAGCATGTGTTTATGATTAAGGTTGAGAAGGTCTCTGGGCTGACACCTCTCCAATCAACGGTGTGGGGTGAGGCTGACTGTTACGTCCAGTACAGTTTCCCTTGTCAGGAAGGTGCAGAAATCGACGCAGCCCTGGATGAGCATT ACACCAACCTGAGGCCCTTTCGTACCACCACCACTCTCTGTGTTCCTGACCCAGCATTTGGCCATACAGAGACACACGTGCTTTTGGCTCCTGAGGGCGTCCCAGTCCAAAAGCTGCTGCTCAGCTCTCTTTCAATACAAGGCCTGAGCAGCGGAGGGGGTGTCCATTTTGAAGTGTGGTGCAG ATACTATTACCCGAATGTCAGAGACCAGCTAGTGGCCAAAGGAATTCTCCCCCTGTCCAAGTTGTGTGCCATAGTCACAATGCAGGGACAGCATGGTGATGAGGCCCAGATGTTTTCTTTGCCTCTGCTACCGAGGGCAGACAACAACTTGATGCACCAGCCTCAGCCGTCTG GCTTGCTTGATGTGTGCATCCGGTACAAGTGCCGTCCCGTGAGAGCTGATGTGCAGACTGGCAGAGGAGCTGCCTCTAATGTGGTGACACTGGTGGTTCAAGTGCATAGAGGGTCCGGTTTGCAGGCAGCAGCCAG AGTTATATCCCAACACGACGAGAGGTACAGTTACTTTGCTGTCGTAGGAGTGAACTCCTACGTCACCGTCCAGTTGTCCTTCTTGCCCGAGGAAGAGCAAAGGTGCACCCGTTTGACTGCCAGGACCTTCTGCCCAGAGTATAACTACCACACAGAGGTTTGCTGCGACATGCTCGTACACAAGAGCGGCGGGGAGACCTTCAGTCTGGCGGAGCAGCTGGCAGAAGCTGTTGCCATCTTCACTGTTTGGAATAGAGACAACCGCAAAG GCAATACTTTCAACCCTCCAAATGTGATTTTGGGCACAGTGAAAATTCCGCTGCTTGATCTCCTCCGGAAAACAACAG GTATTTCAGGCTGGTTTGGGGTCTACACGCCCCTGGAATCCACACAAACTCAGCACACCCTGGTTGGCGGCCTTGAGATCTCAGTCGCCTTTTCCCACCACTCCGAGCGGGAACGGGTCATTAGGGCTGCTCTGGATTTGGGTTGGGAGCCACTTCAGATCCAGAATGACAATGAATGGCTTAACGAACAGGGAGACTGGGAACACCACACAAGGAAAATATCCCTGACCTTTTCCATACCCAGGGTTTGGATCCCTGTGCACTGCTTGCTCCTGCCGGGACATGAGGAGCTACAGCGATCCACATACTGCTACTTTCGCTACAAATTCTATGAGCAGGAGGCCGTCTGCTCGCAGATGAAACACCCGTGTGTGACTGAGGGCAGCGAGGCCACCGTGACCTTCCAAGGAAGTCGCACTGTTGAGCTAATGAGCTCCCAGCCTTTGTTGTGGTACCTTCAAGAGGAGCGGCTGGAGGTTCAGGTATGGGTTGCTTTCCAGAAAGACAAAAGCCAGCGGCCCCGTGACACTGACCGCCTGGTGGGCTCTGCTTTTATTGGTCTGTCCTCCCTTGCAAAGACACACCAGCAGAAGTTGTCTGTCAGCG GAGTGTATCCACTGTTCAGACGCTCGGCGATGGACCTGCAGGGTGCCGCTCTAAGGGTGCACATCAGCCTGTCGGTAGGCCGTGCGCCGACTGTAGAGGACAACCAAGCGGACTCTGATAGCCAGGAAGAGATCTTATTAGTGGCGACAGAGCCAGCACATCGTACTCCCCCACCTTCCCCTCCAAAAATATCCAATTTGGAAAGTCCGATCAACTCGAGTGAGACAACTGCACATGTCGCTATACCTCAGCCGTCCAAAATTTGTGAGGAAGATTCCTTCTTGGTGGAAATTGCAGTGGACAGGGCAATGCACATTAATCTGAAAG ATTGTCCGAAATCTGGGAGCAGTGAAGGGGCATCATTTCTCTGCGTCTCTTACATCACTGCTGACTCTGCAGAACCAGTGTCCACGGCTGTGGTGGCCAACACAAACCGTGCCACCTGGAACCATCAGCATAAATGCCG GCTTTACAAGCAGCTGCTAATTGATCCAGAGCAAAGCCTGGTGTTCAAAGTTTGGCATAAAGACAGCAGAGGAG AAGTGGAGCAGGTGATTGGGTTTGCCTCTGTACACCTGTCCCCTTTACTGTCTGGGTTCCAGTCAGTATGCGGCTGGTACAATCTCATGGATTTCAATGGTCAGTGTAATGGTCAGCTTAAAGTCTCCATCACACCACTGAAGTGGGTCCAAAACTTGCGTGGGCAGAGAAAAGCTTCCAGTGACAAAGCTGGCCAAAACTCAAGT GATTTATCCCAGGCTGCACCATGCAGCTACCAGACAAATGCCACGTACAACAGCTTTCCTTCTCACATCAGCCAATACCCTGAGCAGCACATCTCATCGCCTGACCACTTGGGCAGACTATTTCTCAAAAC TGAGAGCGACCGTCACCAAGAGCACATGCAGAAAGTGCGTCTTCATCATCAGAGTCTTCAGGAACAAACTGAGACTCATTTGGTCTGTAGCAGCAGCAACAGTGGCGACATCAACCTTCCCAGCTCTGTGGTCTTTTCAACACTCAG GAAGAATCTGAGCGAGCTGGACAAAATCAACCAATATTTCTTCAGTAAGATGGGTAAACGTGATTTTTCGCCCACAAGGGAACGGGACTGTCTTCACGAGAAAGACACCCATAAGGAAAATGAGCTACATCTTCCATCCCAACAAGTCCACAACG GTCAATTCCGACTACCAACTTCCACCGTCCTCCACAGCAACTCAACATCTTCTCCCACCAAAGACAAGACCTCAGGCATTGATCTAGAGATCATCTCCAGTCCACGCGACCCTTGCATGTTTTCCCAGGAATCCACATCTTGTCCAACGACATCTGCAGGCCTCGTCGCGCAGAACGTGCCCGAGGTAGAAGCAGAAGACACGGGCAGTGAAGCATGTCGATCACCATGCAGTAGTGAGGATGACGAGGAAGATTACGAGGAATTTGTCGTGGAGCCGAGGCATTTGAACGAGTTGACAACTTTGACGGATAAGACCAGTCCTTGGAATAGCATCGTGTCAGACTCTGTTTCAATTGCCTCTGAGTGCCCAGAGGCTGAACTGAGTCAGGATAATGAAGATAAAAGTCAAAACAAAAGACAGGAATCCATCAGGAAAGACGCAGGAGAGGCGAGCCAAAGCCATTCCAGTGACAGTTTTGATGGTCTGTTAGAAGAGGCATCAGACACAGACAGCGACCAGGATGTTACGCTGCAAACTGTCAATGCCAACATGGCGGGTGATGCTGGGTCATTGCCCGATGAGGCTTTGCAGGCCGACAACCCCAGACTCCAAGT CTTGGTCCCCAACTTTTTCCTGCCCCCACGCCAGCTGGAAACCTCTCTAATGGGCATTCGCTTAGCGCCCTCATTCGCTAATTCGTCCAGCGACACG GACTATTCAGAGGCATGA